The Pieris rapae chromosome 9, ilPieRapa1.1, whole genome shotgun sequence region CCGAATTAGGATGCTCATAATTGAATCGAttacacttatattatttatagttaataaatGTGTCACATAGTTAGAAGAACCCAAAAATAAGTTACAGTTTTTGTTAGTCCAGCGTCGCAACGCTTGTTTTAAACTATCAAAGACGGTTGAAATTTAGCTTTAAAcaatgtgtttaatttattgaaacatcCTTCCAATCACCGCCACCGAACtcgtgtttgatttttttatttaaatatgggctatataatcataaaatataacaaacgaaGCAATAATTACGAAAGACGAGCCATTTATAACTGAGATTATACTTAAAATCCTCTCAAACAATGGCTGGATTGgatttcacttcaataaacaaggaataaactttataatctTATTAATCTGTTTAATTGTGATTCGATAAAGTTACCGGGCTCCATTTAAATGGAAAACGACACTTTGTTTGTAGCAGATTAAAAGCTCTGaaacgtatataaataaaatgatatatgtACTTCTAATATCGATTAACAGATATATTGTATAGATATCATTTGGTTTTAGGTGACCTTCAAGTTGCAAACAGAATAATCTCTAGTAGACGAAGCCATCCAACAAAATTACCGCATAACGTATGAACAGAGGCAATAAACTGAAGTTAGCAGTTAATTGcaaaattgatattaatatgACAAAGTGTCACGGTAATCGTGTATCAAATGTAACATCAAGACGACAAGCGTTTTCGCCCACAGTACTGAATATAGTTCAAGGTGAGAGAGTACGCTGTTATTACGGTAACAGCGTCATTAAAGACCAACCAAACTCGTAGTAGTGTGAGGTACAAAAGTGGTTTGAGATGCTCATTTTTCTACTCGAGTTACaaattgcaatatttaaatttctttttacatCGTTTAACCACAATGTTGCTAAATTTGTATTCATTTAACTTCTCAAGAAGTCTTTTAAAGTGATACGCTCCCATTTAAgacgtttaaaattaatattacctaTGATGTTTTGATACGATGTTTTCAAAGATTAAATCTagtagttaaaatttaaaaaaattaaatcataattctGATACTTTGTCTCAATATCatcaatagttatttttactacacatttaaatacacttaaaataattattttttatagtactctgcagtacaaataataaaaatgtatacaattttctCTCTGCCAATACTGGTTTATCATACCCATGCGAAAAGCCtacattgaattaattttgaacttTACTGCCTATCGATTAAGATTTACGATAAAAACTaacataattttgataaatcgCTTTTCGTACAGGATATGAGTAAAGCAAGTACCATAGTCAACAGAACACGACCTTCAAGTTATATCCGGTATATTAACTGGACTATTTCACTTGTAATGCTAACAGGAATAcgaaaactataatttatttatatacaattttttttcattatccttttaagaaattagatttagataaattgattaaactcaaagtcaaatcatttatttcaattaggccTATTAAAAAGGCACTTTAAGAGTCAAActtaaaagtttgtattacattaatttgcTTATTATATGCGAATtacgaatttattaataattaacacatGTTTAATGAAGCGCTATTGAAGATTGGAGTTTTGCCAAAAGGCTTTGAAGCGTTCTGTTTTTCGGATCACATTGCCCACATTTGTGACGATAGCGGGGATAGAaagattagaaaatatttgcaaaGATGAGAGGCAAATGAAGAATTTAGAGGAGGCCTTCTCTCTGTTGTGGATCgtgtactaatattaaatatataacattaaccTAAAGTAATCCTTGTAGTACTGGCATATACTATTTAAccaattatactttttttttaaaaaacaacctCAATCTCCGTGCTTCCACCACTGAGTGTATTTAAGCCATTTTTTGCCGCACACCACCGCCTGGGGGAACCAGATACCAGTCGAGTTATTTTTACCAATTCGTCTTAACATTTGAAGAAGCACGTACTAGCTGATATGGAATTGACGTGGCTCACTATATCGCGACCACGTGGACATCTGCCTCGTTAGTATACTCAAACTCGGGTAAgagggcaagaagaactggcaagaaactttccgccactttttttaatctctTAGTTTGGAGTCATACAAGTTGTTTTAACTGGAGCAAAACATTCCCAaagatcatttaagtattcgtcaaatttataaaaagctttagttattaatttacgtttaacgaCAAGTACATATTACAATAAGACAAGTACCTActtcaaaaaagtatttaaaccTAAAACTCGGggatatgtataattatatccGGTAAGCTGTGCGAGAAATGAAGCTATAAAAATACCCTGGCTTGATATTTGGAAAATtaacttttcaaataaaaaagttaatttcgGCAAGTTAAAAGCGTATGTGAATACATAAACCAAACAAGCTTAACCTTTATCATGTTCGGAAAGTTTTATCAAGAACGCTTTGATAAATTCGATAAGACTGATATCGCCTTAGATTTTAACGGCCTCTGTTTTTTGTTCTTGtttccaatatttttaatagacttGACatcgtaaccatggtaactaaacaatataattataaaaaagtggGACTGCTACAGTTACATAGGTTTTGTTTTGTAGTTCTTTGtagacttatttttttaagttgttaGAGTCGATTCATAGAACAATTGGTTTTTTTCTAGcacgtttaattaataaaattgaataccAATTGCTTCCTTATACATATCAATATTAGTTAACTAAAAGAGGAAATATTCGTTAACATGATTGAAGTGCTTAATAGGAAGTGTACCCAATAGGTCGTTAACAGTAGTAAAAATATGCCCCAGGCGAcacatttgtatttattaaagaaacctTCTATAAAGCAAGGtctaaattgtaaattgtcaaaatcAGCCTATGATATAGAACTGCCTTATTGCTCTTATATGATTCAATGTAATTGGCAGAACTACAGTCgacgaattattattaatacgaattctatttttttatctatagatACTTTAAGGATTAATAAACGTCTTCTTAAAAGAAAGATTTAGCTAACTGTCGATATATTGTAACTACAATTTTGTGTAAGCTTAAATAAATGCAAACATTTGTTTAGCTGTATCACTGCTTTCAATGTTACTTTTAGCTATACAACAGTTCACCCGTAAACGAATGAGGCGTAAGGCCAATTAAAAACGTGCGAGCCGTCCTCCCGAATCGTgcgtttaaaattgtttaaaattatccaCAGTACACGGCCAACACTGACCAACTTGCACCAGGCTGTACAAATGTCAACAGGATCTTTACACCTGGCCTAAGTAGTGGATATGTTGTAATCTGATCTTATTTACATGAATTCAATTCAATACTAgcatctatatatttaaatcgaaGTTGACTAGATGATATCAACACTGTTAAAACTATGATTATCACACCAATAACACTAAATTTTAATCTTTGTATACTATTTATGTCTAACCGTTCAGCCTTTGCCCgacatattatgtacatagtCTTTTTAGGGTATAAAAAATGCCGGTTTTCCAtatgatgtttttcttcaccataCACAAACGAGTTGAGCAATAGTTACAGCCGGGATTCAAAATTATAACCCCAGATTAGAGGAAGCTACTTGGCTACTCATATGGTTTCTTAAAACTAAGGCAATGTGTTTTTCAGCATCATTAAATCTGCTGGTAAAAGACTAGTTATTGTGACTGTCTGTGGATTCATATGTCTGTATAACATATGAATCAACAGACACACAGACATCaccattttagttatttatatctgtcaacaaacatatttttttttactttaatttgatTCGACTTTGGAAAATAATCGTAATGATTATTCACACTTTAATGATCACatcaagtaaataataaatattgtatcatAACCcaggaaaagaaataaaaagttaattcaaAACATAAAGAAAAGTACTTTGATGGCATCCAAAAATATAGATTGCCTTCTTTTATTGCGTCTTCTAGTTTCGAGTCTATAAAACGATGTcataaattccaaataaaattGAGATATTCAACGCAGCCCTCATAAATAAAGCTATGAACATTCATTACGATGCCAATTACATcgttgtacatatttttaataattacttcacaattgtaatacaatttatctTCGTTATAGTGATGAAATCAGGATTTAAATAGCTAAAAACTTCCTTGTACGTAATAtagaacaattattttattcgcggccattgttattataatgataaccttttgaaatgaatataagttatttttaaacaaattacgcAAAACggcaatttcaaataattcagTGTACGGCCACAATATGTTGCCATTTTTCTAtccttcaaaaatattatggcCTCCATCGGCGAGGTTACGCGAAGATTATATCTTTGATATCTGCTACGGGCATATCTTGCTCAATCCCAAATGACGAATGATACATTTACACATAGCCTTTTTCGCTTTGTCACGACTGTCTTCGAGGTACGTTAACTACAAAATCCAGTTCTCTAAAACTAGGATTGGTGTTGTAGTAAATACATACTGATCTTTATGcgtttattagtattaaaccTTCGTTAATTATGATGTATGTAATAACAATTGTTTACTTTACATTTCTTAGTATCAGTTCTGGTATAGGTACGTTTTGTTAGTGTTCTTGTATTTATGGTAAAAGCCTCCGCCATATTCATCCAGTTTTTCCCCGCTGTTTATATTACGTCATCTGTCCATCTTTTCTTTTGTTGAGGTCGAAAGACATATGAGCTATACATGTTTCCCCAGACGGTCCAGTCAATCATTTATTAGCGCTTTAGATAATATACAACCTGGCCATGCGTTTAAAAGCCCCTTAGTAAATTCAGCGTTGACAAATCAATGCAGATAATTTATTCCAAAAATTCGCAAAAATTGTCAGTAAATTTGACAGAATCTAGTCTAGATCTGATCTTCAATTTAGGGCTACTATTAATCCATTTTATAGGCGATAATAACAGTCTCGGCTTTCGGGTTGAATAATTGGCGATGGTCCAAATACAATTGACAAAGGTGGCAATTAGTCGATTCCCTGATGGAGGCTTTGATGTTGGCAACTCTATACAAAGGTCAGGGTTCaaaacatttagataatggttATTTTATTGGTAGTTCTACTAATGTACTTACTGTATATGGCCAAAAACGAAGGCCagataaacgtattaatttctCTGCAGCAAACAAGTTTCATTGTTATAactaatgattttataattcatgcagtatttattttattaaatactgacTGAAATAATGACTTTGACCTTCGTAACTCATttcattattactttaaagaaGACTACACAAAGGTAGGGAGTAGTATTGGCGTAGTGGCTTCAATGTGAgaatctcatccctgaggtcgtaggttcaatccccgtcTGAGTaccaatgtactttctttctatttgcgcatttaacatttgctcgaaaggtgaaggaaaacataataAGGAAACCTGCTTGCCTTAATCCCAAAACAAAGCGGTGGCGTGTGTcgactggaggctgatcacctacttgcctattaattaataaataattatgaaacagaaacagaaatctgaggcccagacataaaaaaaatagtgaaaatggtttttttttttttgttttgaatttattttacataagtgtagtgtaattaaaatttagacCAGCCAAATTCTGGAGTTATAATGttttcgtatttatttaatattaaaattcttgcCATTAAAGCTAATGAGAATATAGACTGTATCCCCCTAACCCGAAAAAATAATGGTTTTGTaactagaaatattattattgtctggTATTGAAAGTACCTTGCTCTTATTAGTGCAACTTCTTTTCAAAGACGAATCATAACTGTAGCAAGGTCATATGTAAAGCTTAATTACTCTGAAGACAAAATCattaagcaataataataaattacactaCAAATTTCCACATGTCAGCTTTAAATTTGCAAATGATTTCGTATAAgtacatgtaaaattaatcatcggatttattttatgatattccGAAGTTCTTTAAATGTAATCTTACATAACAACCTAATGGCACATTTTTgctattgaaaaattatcacTGTGCCGCCTTCTTAGATACGTTATTCGATAAAAAAAGGCAAAATATGGAAATATTATAGGCCACAatatctcttttatttttgagcCTACCCCAGGCTTAAATTAAACCATTTTAACAGATTTGGAATTAATGGCagagattttatttacatccATTACACGTGAAGTTTTGCGAGttgggatttttttatatgtcgGACTatgatttgaaatttaattaacaattcatGTGTCACCCACAGCcatcaaacaaatatactcAACAAAGAGCACTCGTACAGGGATTGTCGCTTACATTTCATGTTTTATTGATGTCGTTCAAGGACCGCGtcgtattaaattttcatagcTTTATTACGAGGCTTGTACGTACTGAACTtgcaatgttttctttaaattttatgaaaatcttCTCAGATTTTATTCTGGGGAGAGAAAATTAAACCGCAAATTCAAATATGAAAATCGCGTTcccattttaaaatctttcgatactataaaaaatatttttaaagcttaCTAAGTTAAGAATTATTCgctttatattaacatttttaaatttatgtaattaatgaaGCGAGCAGTGtaggcctagtggctttagcgtgcgactttcatccctgaggtcgtaggttcaatacCCGGCTGTGAGATctttcatttaacattcgctcgaatggtaaaaaaaaacatcgtaaggaaaccggcttgccttagacccaaatagtGCGTCGTGTCAGGCTCAGGAACCTACTTACTATTGGATTgacatataaaacatataaatacatgtaaaTAAGTTGTGttactgatttatttcatttatgtaATGAGTCAAAGTATCGACGATACAAATCTTACAAAATGGTAATTGCAGTCATAATTTGTATCTGATGTGGTTTTTCTGTATCTATACctctatattatattgcattataaatcttataaaatttgtttggtAGGCTGAAGAAGCGAACATCGCGCTACAACTGGTAGCAAATAATACGCTGGTATCAAATAGGTGTAGTGAAATGTAAGaaattacttaaacaaaatgcaATCGCAGGTGACTCTGATTCATACattgatattttgtttacCAGCTGTGATTTAGGTTACGCCCACATTTGCTAACTGGTGCTAATATTTTAGGTGTTTCATTGACAAACTATGAGTGCTTGCAACAAAAGCAGCTGTATAAAATACCTGTTTTGTATTCCTGTACAAGTTAACATGAAGTTTTAAGGGAAAGTCATAGAAGTTTTTGGAACCTAAAAGTGTAAGATTCATTgcaatactataaaataagttcCCGTCAGAGAAGCAATTGATACCAGATTATCTATCGACTAAGATGTCGACAAATTTAAGCACATAGGAATATGTTATGAGAGATTGATATactacacataaaaataacactagCGGTTTTCGAATCTACTTACTACGTATCCTGGTACTACTCTGAGGTGCcaaaacctaataaataaaaagcggACGCTTAGCTACACTCTCAAATACATGCGCACACACACCCATTCTGACAATCACACTTTCACACATACTTAATGTCTTATAAGACTTATTTTCATTAGCTGTAATAAACCTATTTTTCTCGAAAATCAGTTTTAGATATGTACCACCGACTAATTGTTATCTAGCCACTTACATAACAGGGTAGAAATAGCGACAGATGAATTTTGTCACAACGTAGTCatgaatttagtttttatggtTTATTAGAAGTACTACTACTACgtacataaaacatatattttattgtagttgGCATACCCATATTCAGTCGTCGAAATATGAATACAATAATTGCAATTCGACAAGTCACGGTCATAAAAACAAGAAACGAATGAAGAATTAACACCATATTATGACCACTTTTCTTTTTTGGAAGTTAAAATATGTCAAAGGTTGATTTTAAGGTTAACACGTTTACCTGTGATGTATGGTCCATTACTTTGCAAAATAAGCTTAAAGTTTTCTCAGGATCGATTAAATTCACTGTCTTATAAAAAGCTTgcgattaataattattgtcattCGTTCACTGAAATGTTGGGACTACAAGACAAAATGGTTCGTAAGGTAAGGAAAatgatatttcaattttttttaattgtatgtatttacataaaaccaaCTGACCAGTTATTAAGAAATGTGTGTCGTATACATTTCctaaatgtttatgaaaatcAAGAGCTGATAACTATTCTATTTTCTCTTGAGGCTAAAGTTCTAGCCTCTACTTAATTTTCCGGTCTCTActggttttaattatattgaatacGGCATACTGATTTCATTCaacttgtttatatttaaatatctataactTTTTACAGATCCTCATCATCATCGCATACTTGGTAGTCGCCAACTGTGCATCCATCGACCAATCATCTCTTAACATCGACCACCTTGTTCCTAAGAATCCTGCCCCAATTCACGAAGACCAAGCAGAAAAATCGAGAACACCACTATTCAACGACAAGTACACCCAAATTGCAAACAATGGCGCTTATATAACCCACACTTACCCCGTCTATTCAACAGCGATTCATACGCCGTACCAACAATATTCCATTTCACCAGCATTTAATGCTCCAATTTATCACCAAGGAGTACCAGTTCTAACTAAAGGTCCAGAGGTGTCTTATTCTCCTCACTTAATCCAGGATCATTCCATTAAAGCCTTGACCTACTCACAAGCTCCATTAGTGTCCCATATGACATTTACTGGTCTTGGTACTAATTACGCCTGGTAAGTTCTACCTGTGCAACCTTCTcctattaaattatgaaattcgCGACTgacttaagtttaaattatgtcttataattatgttttaaactatgttattaaaatgctTTTGAAATAaggtttatgtttattatttttagattccatttttgatttaattgctaattattctaaattgcccacttataatatgttaatataattaaaagttaatttaattcgaaaaagaatatataaaagtctCTCAATacttaaatactgtataaacAGTATTGTCAGAGTTGTTCattgagtaaataaaattaataattatcaaagcAAAGAATTTATCTACGAACTTAATACGTGAAGAGTAGACTAGATCTGTGgtgcaatataaattattattacgtacCCATTAGCTTAAAAGCTCCAGATACatctaactatatatatatagatatactaCAACTTGAAATAAGTCATCTTGGCAAATTTCAATTGTCAAACAAGTTAGAGCACAAAGGTGTAAATGATGACATACTCTTATTTAGTTACGGGTATAGAAGTCTACTTTGGTTGGCGttgcaatattattgtattcaaaTTGCCAAatggatattaaaatatatactttaatagaataataataataatagcctttactTCCaaagaaaatcttaaaatttagGAATGTTTGATCATTTAGTTAAGTTTTGGTTTATCCACCGTTGgacaatagtttttaatagaatattttccgtaagttaaataaaattgaattctaAATCTCCCACATCAAGCCTTTGACTGATTTAATGAGATGTACCTAAAAATACTAcagttataattacaaaatactcTTTTACTTAAACTAATAATTgacagaattatttatttttattaaaaaccaacGCTTGTTTCATGTATACAGgctttaaacaattaatccacaataaataattataaaattaaggtttaaatgtcttaaaagttaattttattttaaggtagTAAATCGTACGTCCATGACCAACACCGCAGAGGCATACAAATGTACTTGTAAAATGACACACACTATCccaattatattttcagacTTACgagtacatatattaaataaatttattagattgTAAGTAAACATCAAAGTAGACTGATTCATCATTACTCAGTCCAGTGGTTTAGAAAATTTCAAGAGAATTCCTTTACATCTTTTCTTCTAAACCCTTTATTGCAAAGCCTTAAGATCTTTGATGCTCTTTAGGAATTCAAGATAGAGAAAACTCTTAACATATCTTAACAAACCTGCGTATTTTAACTGTTATCACATTATTTTACCATACCGTATCTGTAAAAGCAATTACTACTAAATCGAGAACACTTCATTGTTTAAATACctagttattgttttttttggttAGGGGAAAATGATTTGTAGACGaaaggttaattaaaaataaagtaaagctCTAGGTAACACCTAAGACAAAGAgaaacagtttttaatttaaaattctacttTTGTGATGCATTGtatttaacggattgaagctttatataaacttattacatatttttttcttattctttcttttctttaaaaagttatgttaataaaagataatactatctatttgttgtattttcacaaaaaattAGGAAAATTGTCGTACGTTACCAATGCTAACTTAATACATCTAGGAAGAAAAATACTTGATAAAATGTGAATTAGATCGAAACGAACATccgctttttaattaaatgaaggCCAATATTTTCACAAGTATACGAATGTGTTGAAGGTCTCTGCCAGGGCAGTTCTAACGTGACGTCAGTCTAACGGCTGGGGATGTCTCTTGAATAGTATATAAGTGATACTCCGCACTCCGAATGTATCATTTACAGTTGTGAATAAACCAAAATGGCAGCTAAGGTACGATGTTTTACGATACCTTATAAAGTTTAAGTGTTACCTTGTGATCTCTTATATTATTGTGGACTAAgctttataattgaaaatactataaaatcgTGTGCgattgtaaaacaaattttttaaaagtaaaacaattatgttttatagacATCAATtgcataacaattattttaattacagttcATCGTTCTCTTGTGCGCGGTAGCGACCGCTCGTGCCGGTGGCCTGTACGGCGCCTCATATGCTGCGCCGGTGGCTGCTTACGCTGCATCACCTCTGGCATACGCCGCTGCTCCCGTCTACAAGAGCTACGCACCATCTGTGTCCTACGCAGCACCCGCGTACTCCGCATACGCTGCACCAGCAGTTGTGAAGACTGTAGCGCCAGCCGTGTCATCGGTCTCTTCGTACTCTTCTCACACTTCCCACGGTTCCCCACTCCTAACTAAGGCCGTTGCTCCACTCGCGTACACCAGCTACGCTGCTCCATCAGTTGCCTACTCCGCTCCTTTAAGCTACGCCGCCCATGCTGCCCCTGTAGCCACCTACGCTGCTCACGCCGCTCCGGTGGCAACTTACGCTGCTCACGCCGCTCCAGTAGCAACTTACGCTGCCCATGCTGCCCCTGTCGCGTACGCTGCCCACGCTTACTCCGCCCCATTGTTGAAGTACTCCGCGGCACCCGCTGTCTCCCATGTCTCATACAGTGACCTCTCCCACAACTACGGCTGGTGATTAATTCAAACGCGATTGCCaattgtgatattttaaatatttatttttttacattttaaaaataaaatttaatatcaattttatattttatttaaaatacgtcTCCAAAGGTTTACTGAAAACTAacctatttgattttttatgaaataatttaagctaacatttaacgttattaaaaacatactgatatataagatttattcacaatataaatgtatttcaaaaagatttatatatatatattccaatCAATTTAcgaactatttaaaatagatagaAAATCTTGATGTAAAATTCCACCCATCTTTTACTATTGACAATAAACTAAGAAAAAGCactttatttgaaaaagtaaCGCAATCTGAATTTCTCATCGCCTTTTCATTCTCAATGAATACagatataatttgaaatattatatagttctAGTTTGTCCTTGACTTAagctataattaatattatctccTTCATAATTAATGCCATTCCCATCACcggaaatttattatatcctGTGATTCGtacttattaacataacttgtCTTGGATTTCGTGCCATTTTActcacatttaaataattatcttttaaCTGACAActtcaagtaaataaaaatatgttattcaaGACGGGATATTCGTATAACCATATAAGGTAGAGCAGTCTTTTGATAATTATCTTACTccgaaacaatttaatatcaaatcgGGGTGCACAAGCGAATCGACGACCACAAAGCGACCCGCTGTACCACTAAGTAACTTTTATAACACAATTCaagcaaaatttataaatgcaGTGTAACGATTGTAAACAGGATTTAAGTCTTAGGAACGTCACATCTCACGTATGGCAAAGACGTATTgcatagaaaaaaactaagttttttaaggcttttctgtttttattgacAAAAGCATGCCAACgatcggcacactgatacactGGT contains the following coding sequences:
- the LOC110992611 gene encoding cuticle protein 16.5-like, producing MAAKFIVLLCAVATARAGGLYGASYAAPVAAYAASPLAYAAAPVYKSYAPSVSYAAPAYSAYAAPAVVKTVAPAVSSVSSYSSHTSHGSPLLTKAVAPLAYTSYAAPSVAYSAPLSYAAHAAPVATYAAHAAPVATYAAHAAPVATYAAHAAPVAYAAHAYSAPLLKYSAAPAVSHVSYSDLSHNYGW